In Synechococcus sp. KORDI-100, a single window of DNA contains:
- a CDS encoding ChbG/HpnK family deacetylase, whose product MREPSLLVRLGRYGAVGVTAALVHTTALLSLERIAPLWLANPLAFLAASIAGYIGHAVVTFREETGGRRFARRWLLLQYAVNLAVCALLPLLLGNWITMTLRTAVLVFTPTLLNALIWSRAARFSQRLQRSNSVPTRIHADDLGLDDSINAAILALARDGRVDGASLLVHGPAAQAGADAWRQRSDAMPLCLHLCLTEGPSTQGCPDLPARFGTLLLASLLPGRQRRLRPQLDRAIRDQIQRFRLITNQQVIPVDGHQHIHLVPIVLESLLDLADDSGITWIRTTREPLPTGLPLADWWNALRRGGLIKWTVLQLLSGIAVRRLKQAGIATNTWFSGVLFTGEMTGDKLDACLDALKSRGEQEGPTNNLLLTHPAGPLREGELTRHGFDLSESFFSSFDRQKEWQSLRSRARHG is encoded by the coding sequence ATGAGAGAGCCTTCCCTGCTCGTGCGTCTGGGTCGGTACGGCGCCGTGGGGGTTACGGCGGCATTGGTGCACACCACGGCCTTGCTCAGCCTTGAGCGGATTGCGCCCTTGTGGCTGGCCAACCCCCTGGCCTTTCTGGCGGCGTCCATCGCCGGTTACATCGGTCATGCCGTGGTGACCTTCCGCGAAGAAACGGGCGGCCGACGGTTTGCCAGGCGCTGGCTGCTGTTGCAGTACGCCGTGAATCTGGCTGTCTGTGCGCTGCTTCCCCTGCTGCTGGGCAACTGGATCACGATGACGCTGCGAACAGCCGTCCTGGTGTTCACACCCACCCTGCTCAACGCCCTGATCTGGAGCCGTGCCGCCCGTTTCAGTCAACGGCTGCAGCGGTCGAACAGCGTCCCGACTCGCATCCACGCCGACGATCTCGGCCTGGATGACAGCATCAATGCAGCCATCTTGGCCCTGGCCCGCGACGGCCGGGTGGACGGCGCCAGTCTGCTGGTGCATGGCCCGGCAGCCCAGGCCGGAGCCGACGCCTGGCGGCAGCGATCCGACGCGATGCCGCTGTGTCTTCATCTCTGCCTGACGGAGGGTCCATCCACCCAAGGTTGTCCGGACCTTCCTGCCAGATTCGGGACACTGCTTCTGGCCTCGCTGTTACCAGGCCGGCAGCGGCGCCTGCGGCCCCAGCTGGATCGAGCCATCCGCGATCAGATTCAACGGTTTCGCCTGATCACCAACCAGCAGGTGATTCCTGTGGACGGGCATCAACACATTCATCTGGTACCAATCGTTCTGGAGAGCCTGCTGGATCTGGCCGATGACTCCGGGATCACCTGGATCCGCACCACCCGCGAACCGTTGCCGACGGGCCTGCCGCTGGCCGACTGGTGGAATGCCCTGCGCCGTGGAGGTCTGATCAAATGGACGGTTCTGCAGTTGCTCAGCGGGATCGCCGTCAGACGGCTGAAACAGGCCGGCATCGCAACCAATACCTGGTTCAGCGGTGTGCTGTTCACCGGTGAGATGACGGGGGACAAGCTTGATGCCTGCCTCGATGCCTTGAAGAGCCGGGGCGAACAGGAGGGGCCGACCAACAATCTGCTGCTGACCCATCCAGCTGGGCCGTTGAGGGAAGGCGAACTGACCCGTCACGGTTTTGA